The Hemiscyllium ocellatum isolate sHemOce1 chromosome 14, sHemOce1.pat.X.cur, whole genome shotgun sequence genome includes a region encoding these proteins:
- the LOC132822440 gene encoding metalloproteinase inhibitor 4-like — MEPDTLQYAVKQEKIYKGFEQKKMVEYVYTASSSAACGVELKLNIQYLITGQLDTQGKVHIGICNWIVPWDDLTSLQKRNLKWNKYKTGCSCQIVSCHSLPCSAPAKNQCTWTDLAIEKTPAGSQAKCSVCLKRDDGSCHWYGEGLASANENIYYSEP; from the exons ATGGAACCTGATACATTGCAATATGCAGTAAAGCAAGAAAAG ATTTATAAAGGATTTGAACAGAAGAAAATGGTGGAATATGTCTACACAGCTTCTAGCTCTGCTGCATGTGGTGTAGAGCTCAAACTCAATATTCAGTACCTCATAACAG GCCAACTTGATACTCAGGGAAAAGTTCATATTGGGATTTGTAATTGGATTGTCCCATGGGATGATCTAACTTCATTGCAAAAACGGAACCTGAAGTGGAACAAATACAAAACAGGCTGCTCCTGTCAA ATTGTCAGCTGCCACAGCCTACCATGCTCTGCTCCAGCAAAGAACCAGTGCACTTGGACTGACCTGGCAATTGAGAAGACCCCAGCTGGATCTCAGGCAAAGTGCAGTGTCTGCTTGAAGAGAGATGATGGTTCCTGTCACTGGTACGGGGAAGGATTAGCCAGTGCGAATGAGAATATCTATTACAGCGAACCCTGA